DNA from Oxyura jamaicensis isolate SHBP4307 breed ruddy duck chromosome 4, BPBGC_Ojam_1.0, whole genome shotgun sequence:
TCTCCTCTTATGTCAAGTGCCTCATGCTGATATTTCACTTCTTTAGTTATTTTCATTAGGCAGGGGTGCCCAAAGCATAGCCTCAGGTCATCTTACAGTTCAGCTTCAACCCAACTCTACCTGGTGTTAAAGACTGAACAATTAAGCTGATCACCACATGTACCTCTTACTGGAGATTCCTGGCATTAAGCAAGCTTTATTCACCTCTTGGAGAAAATGGCAAACACTGGCATGTCTCCTGTAAATGgaaatctgtaaataaatttacagAGCTCCCAGGAGTCTGTCTGCTGACACGAGTAAGTGTCTTCAACTTTAATGGCTGTAGGACCGGGGTTAATGGAGGTCCTTGTATTCCCATCAGGTTACAAAGGTGGCTCTGGCTACTGCAAATTTGGGCACccccaatttaaaaaaaatgaaaaaattctCTAGCCATAGCTCCTCGAGAACCCTCAGATGTCGAACCCATTGTGTGATTAAATCAGGGCACacatttaagcatttatttctaGACTGTTAGATGTTTGTGCAGAGGCTAGGCAGATGAACATAGCTCTTACctgagtttgttttttgtagATTGCTGCCTTCATAGCTGAATCCATGCAGAGCTGTGGAGGCCAAGTAATTCCACCTGTGGGCTATTTCCAGAAAGTGGCAGAGTACGTACATCACTTTGAAAGGGCATAGCTGaaaattaaccaaaaaaaaaaatgttttttactaTAGTCTGATCCAATCAAATCAACTATCTTCCTCTCTTGCTCTTGGTTATCTgtggtttcttcctgctttttgaaAAGTATGATTCCACTTCTATTTTTTATGGAACATCAGCTGACTAATTATTTTTAGCTGGATAattgtctttccttttctatcttTAATCTTCAGGCCATAAGTATGGTAGAAGATGAAGTTGAACCATCAGAGAGGTAGCCCTGCAGTAAAATTACAGTACTCCTATTTTGCATCAAAATACTAGACGTTTTTTGTCAACATTTAGTcaactaatattttttcaattgaaATAGCTACAGCTTTGCTTGAATAAGTTTCCAATTTCTGTTGCGCACTCCAGCTCTGGTTTGTCACACTATATGCAAAACAATTGGCTTGAATGGAGTAGCTGTGGATATCTGTCAGAAATTTGATAAATGAACTATAGGTTCATTAGGGCCTGAGTAAGAGCCAAGTCAGTGAAGGACTCAAGTAGTACTTGCAGTACTTGTAGTACTTGTAGTGCTCAAGTACTATGACAAAGGATACATTCAAGTTGAGTAACTCAGGATTCACAGGTCTGGCTTTGAAAGCCGAGTCCTGGCAGCAGTCTTTGGAATAAGAGAGGAAGAACCAACCTCTTCTTACACGGACTGCTGGGATGTATGCCAGGGGGGTTAGCCACTTATGCAGTCTCTGAGCATGGTTGATAGAGCAGCAGTACTGAAGTTCCATACCAAGTTGTGTTTCAGCAGAcacattcttttttattgtctaaACTGGTTTCACACTAGAGATTTTCTGTACTACCAGCATCCTTGTCCTAGACTCAAGACCAGTCAGCAAAGTTAGTCACTCAAGCTATTCTATTTGTTTCCAGGTATGTGCGCGCAGCAGGAGGTGTATTCATAGCTGATGAGGTCCAGGTTGGCTTTGGCAGAGTTGGGAAGCATTTCTGGGCTTTCCAACTGCAAGGCGAAGACTTTGTGCCTGACATTGTCACCATGGGAAAACCCATTGGCAATGGTCACCCTATGTCTTGTGTGGTCACAACAAAGGAAATTGCTGAAAGTTTTGGTGCCTCTGGTCTGGAGTATTTCAATACTGTAAGTTTGTACATGCAAGTttgtccttttgtttgtttacatttaGCAGTTACCAGTTGTTCAGGTGATTCAGCTAACATCTGCATCCATCACTGCATCATATTGCTAAGAGCTCAAGTCAGTCAAAAGCCAATACCTAGGAACAAATGGAGAGGCTTTGAAATATGCTCTCTATCAGGTGGTATATCTTAAAATAGACCAGCATGACTCTGGCAAGTCATGCAGTTCATCTCATAGCCATATGGATAACTTCCTTCTtattcctccctctcccttaCCCCCCTCTGAAATGCTGCCCATGTAACACTTCATTTTCTAGGATAGGCTCAGCAATGGGTGCTGTGCAGGTAAGGTTCATGCCCTGGAAACCCTGCTGTGCAGTCATCACCTAACAAAACAGTGACCCTTTCTTTCAAAGGAGGTTACACCCTACAGTTGAAGAAATACCAGATCTGTCACCCAGTGCTCTTCACAGGAGTATTTTGCTTGCATATATAGTCTATGAACCATGAGAGCAGCTTCAATACTTGAGCTGTGAAATCTTCGAATTACTGAAACCCAAAACGGAGGAACAGGGAGCTCACTCCCTTGGGCTTTGCTACACTGCTCAACCATGTGCTCCACAGCCTGCACAGCACAAAATCTTtaagtttttttaatttttaaattctttaagTTTTCCTCACTACATGCTAAGTAGAAGACAAGCAAAAACTACCCAGATAGACATGGATGAATGTTTCTGATGGGTGTTGTTTCCCTGTTGTCTTTACTATCAGTTTGGAGGCAATCCAGTGTCTTGTGCAATTGGTTTGGCTGTACTGGAGgtaatagaaaaagaagatcTCCAAGGAAATGCCACACGTGTAGGAAATTATCTCCTAGACTTGCTGGCTGAACAAAAGGAGAAGCATCCCTTAGTGGGAGATATCAGGTAGGTGGCATTTCAGTGTTTAGGAGAGAAGAAAtgatgagggaaaaaataaaaataaaaaaatgtctggGATGAGGAGAACCCAGAAACAGGATTATGTTCCACATCTTTGAAACTGGACTACCCAAAACTAATACTGTAAATAACATGtttgtaaagaaatgtttccattcTGCTGTTTAGCTGGGGAATAAATGTAGCTTAAAAAGGCTCTGGGAGCAAGTAGGAGAAAGATCCACCACTATGCCCAGTTGCCAGCACACTCTTGGGATGATGGAGACACTCAAATCTCTGGACCATTTCATTTGGAGATGTTAGTGTAGGTATCCCCCATCTCATGTTAGAACCATGATAACCACtcttagttttttgtttttattattattattgttgttgttgtttttcattcttgtttttgGTTATCTGTCTTCCACATTACTTTGTTTTGAGGTTTGCAGGATAAGAGAGCAAGAATATTCTTACCTGGCCATGTAGCCTCAATGAGCCAGTTATATTTATTCAGAATTAGCTGTTATCTCACATCTGAAGTAGCAAGTGCCAAAAGATAGCTAAACAGAAAGTCTCAtcacttttttgttctttcctctcttGCACCCCAAGAAAGGGAAGTGCAGTTGTTAGGTCTACATTTGAGCAGAAGGCTTTGATTCCTGACgctggatttcatttttctatgttttatCTCTGCTCCAGGGGCATTGGATTGTTTGTTGGAGTGGATCTGGTGAAGGACCAACAAAAGAGAACACCAGCCACAGCTGAAGCTCTTCACCTTATTTACAAGTAAACGTTTTCTAATGACTACATGCAGTGATCAAACCCTCCTAATATTCCCTAGCAGTTACACATTAATTTCAACTTAAATTTCTGTAGCTTCTGATGACATggtattagaaaaaataaaaatttcaaagtTGAACTTTGCCTGAAGAGTCTGACAGGGCACAATATAGTTGTATACCTGTGTTTAACACAACTGTTTCCTCTTTCCACAggctgaaagagcagaaaatccTCCTTAGTGCAGATGGACCACACAGAAATGTACTTAAATTTAAACCACCAATGTGTTTCACTATGGAAAACGCAAAACACGTAGTGGGGAAAATTGATGTACTTCTCACAGGTACATATGGTTTAATGGTCACAAGAATACTCTTTGTTGTAGTGACATATTAGAAACACCAGTCACAGTACAATAATGCAGGCCATTACAtgcaaggaaaaggaagcaaatacatttccttttccttgtccAAGCTGCTGTTCTCAATGCCATTtactcaaaataaattaaaaagcctCAAATATACTTCAGCCAAACTCCTTAGGCAAAGTCCTGCTCTTGATTCTTCCTCTCATAGGCTCAGTGTTCTTATTTATCTCTGGTCACATATGCTATGTGTTAAGGAGCATATAAATTAATTCACCAGAGGCCTGAAAGACACTGGTGAAACTTTCCATAGTGCTctgcttgttgtttttctttttctttttctaactgcCTTCACTGAATATGATTGCCTCACTCAAATTCAGCCTGAAGGTTTTCAGGCTCTATTTATCTTCTACCTGGAGACCAGTTCAGGGGAAAATAACATCAGGATATGGATATTTATCATTAATAACATATTATTAACATAACAACTTTCCAAACCCATTCTACATTGAACACTCCCATCTCCTGAGGTTAGAACAACTGGGGCTAGACTAGCACAAACCTGCAGGATTCAGCTTTGAAAGGTCTATCTATAGGGTATCTAGGGTCTATATACCCTGTGCACTGGCTAAGCTGCTAAGCTCATGCTATTTAAACACCCACAGTCCTGATAAATTAATCATGTTTccttagaaaaatgttttaggaagtattctttattattCAGTTACTCTCCCATGGCATAAATGCTCAGAGGAATACTTGATtgggtattttttccttcagctagCAGTTAAATGGACTGTATGCTTACTTACACCtggttctttttattatttttttttcttagaaattgAAGCGGCAACTGGAATGAAGACAGGAAACAACATGCCTGCGAATGcacaatgtaaaataaaagtatgttctttttttttctttttcaattttattcaTATAGGTGTTTGGTGAAGCAAATGACCCTCATTTTTGATGGCATGAGAGGCTCTGTGCATTGATACTGAGGTCAGAACTACTCTATTGAAAGGAGCCTGAGAGGATTGCGTTACTGGGGCAAATCTAAAAAGAGCTGACCTACACAAACCTACAACAAGGAGCATTTCATAGACAAGTCCATTGCCTTGTCTGCCTTACATATATGCAAATACAAGCAACCAGATCTTCGGCAGCACACAACTGTGCGCTCTTAAGCAGTCAAGAATTTCACCAGTTCTAGGTATTGAGTGCTACCAATGGATATTTGGCTTTCTAAGCAAGGCTTCAGCCTGGAAGATTTCCAGTTTTTAGGTCATACCAAGGATTTAGTTTCCACTGTAGTGGAATCTTTATGAATGGCTGACATCCAAATTAGGACTCCTTAGGTTGCAGCACTGGCTTTGGACAAATCATATATAATTTCTCACACCCTTAAAAATACATGTCATCCACTGTGCTATAGGAAAGCTCACTGAGGTATCCCTTCACAAATTTTCCAGTGATGCTGCAAATGGCAGAGAGGCAAGAGCACAGCTATCTAGGGACACAATAATCAAGGCAGAGATCAAATGGATTACTGGCTATCTGGATAATAGATAAATCTAGATATGGGGTACAAACTCTTTCATACATTTGTACACaatttgttctatttatttcaaaggtGACAGGTTACTcttcagaaaaaggagaatCAGGCAGAGCTTCTTAATGGGAACCAAGTTCAATGCCTGTCTGTTGAAAGACAAGCTTGTGCCTTCGTTGatatttcatttgtgtttcagaCTAATTCTCAACTGTGTTTCAGACTAGTTCTCAAGCAGAGTCCGCAAATGAAAGCACCAGCAATACAAAtggagctgcctgcagacaAGAAAATGGTTTTTACCCTGAAAAATGCTCAGTGCCAAGTAAAAGAATAATAACTTGAAGatggaaagttttctttttcagtttgaatttgttttctatttgcttttgaGATGAAGAGTGCAATAGTCTGAGTCCTAGGATTTGTCTGAAGCCTAGTGCTACCTTCCCTAAATTGACTAAATACCTGTTAGCTTTATTAGgagtttaaaatacattttcagatataTGAGAACTATACCATGTGGCCTGAAAGCTACATGTGACAGAATGGGCAAGTGATTCATGATTGCAATGCTGATTGCAGGCTTGGCATAGGTAAACAAACTCTGTGAAATATGTAGATTTACTCATATTTCACAGAGTCTGAATTGCTTAACCACCATACAAGAAAACCACCAATCCTATGAAGTTTAACATGATGAACTTCACATGctatttttacaatattttaaatttcaatatATAATATTGAGATGTTAATTACTTTCCATGTTTTAATGGCTGAATTAACAAAACAATACTTGAGAGAGAAATCATTATCTTCGTATGTATCTTAGGTCCTATGGACCATATTGCCAGCTGATATAAATTGGTGTAACTTTGTTAATGTCAATGATGCTCTACCAAGAGTCTACCTCTGTGTTTAGAGGCACAATGTTCATGCAAGCCATTCTTACTTTGTGTTCAAAGGAATGAGTATGGATCATAATTTTCTATCGGTAAAGCAACTTTTATAGAGAGCTATTTATATAGAGTCagattttagcttttctttttttcaaaagtttatATATTGAACCCTCTAAGTCCACAAAATATGCAAGAACAGTATAGATAATTTCAGATGCACTGAAATGAGGCTCCCAGGGACAGCCCAGCTTGCATTGCCATGGATTTTAGATGTTTTGAAAGCCATGGGAAGTACTGCCTGATCCTTCTGTAGCAGTTCTGTTACTTTTTGTCAGAGGTGATGAAGAGTTGCACGCCAGTTGCACTGGATCCTGAACACATAAATGGCTATGCTAACATTTGATAGATTACTAAAATGAGAGGACCTCTGCATAAAACATGCATGGAGCCACTTTGCAGCCACTGCCTGTCTTTGCTGGAGATATTCTAGCCTGACTTGTGCCTCCTTGTCGGTGTTAGATTTCAGTGAAAGCGCACAagccttgtttttctcttttaatatatGCACAACTGTATGCTATGGAAAACACTGAGGGCTTTACATGTGGTAtgtacttcaggaaaaaaaaatctattcaatTTTCATACCCTGAGTTCTGCTGTTTCATAATTACTGCTAACACCACCACCAATATGACTGAAAATTGAACACcttatttaatttcatgtttttcacaATTTgctatattaatatatttccGAAGTAACTTCATCCAACATCCTTAAGCTggcttattttctatttcatgaTTCTTAAAtaattccataaaaataaatctcttatTTGTAATTATGAAATCCTccacagaggatttttttttttgtttcaattccGTTCTTCAGTAACACCCATTTGATGAGGAAAACCACTTCAGTTTTGGCCTGGGCTTCTCTCCATGCCAAAGCAAAGCTGGCTTGGCTGTGTTTCCCTGAGGCTCTATGTGGGCCTCTGCTGTACACAGCTCTCACCCTCCGTGCTGGAGGTTATCTCAGCTGCCACAGATCCACTGcttgtggggctgtgctgcaaaTGGGGCTGGGCCCTGCCAGGACCCGTGGCACAGAGCTCCCCATCTGCACAAAGGCCCAAGTCAACCTCCTTTGGAGGGGTGGTAAAGGAATTTCTTCCAACTAGATAAACCACTGACAGACTAACGTAGTCCGAGTACCAACATACCAAAGGCGCATTTCCATGGCACTTTGCTCAAAATCAAGGCTGCCACTGTGCTTTCTGCAGATGCCTTAATGTTCCCCTGTAGCCACAAATTGGCACTAGCAAATCCATGGTTGAATCACAATTAACCTACCCTTTGAAGCTGGGGAAAGGATCTTCCTTACATGCTACTAATTGTCCAATGCCTTTCGTTTATTGTCAGCAAATTAAATTACCTGAACACGTTGCACCTGTCTCCTttcaattaaacaaacaaacaaaaaaacttacccatttctttcccttcccacccacTTTTCCTACCAAGGTATGTGTCTAAAGGCACAGCTTAGGTCATTCCCAGTATCAAGTGAGGGCTCCTTACATTGTTCCTCACCCACAGCATGCAGAACAAGCAGCATGCTGTTCCCAGTAACTGGGAGGGTTACGTTCAAAAGAACACAGCCCAACAGCCTTATGGCAGGTCATTAACAtctaattttcaaaaacatgatgaagaactagaaaaataTCCAATTTATCTAAATTTGGAGGGAAATAAAGGTTGCAACTTCATAAGCACAAGGGGTCTGGGTCTCTACCTGTGTCTTGTTTCTGCACATGCTAAAATTACATGGAGAAACAATTGCTCCAGTTGGATAGTGTTTTAAATCCAGTTTCTGCTTCACAAAGCAGGAAGTTCTCTACGTATCTGTTCTGCTAATGGTAGCTAATCATGCAAGGTACAAGTTTCCAAGAACAGATAAATCTTCTATTTCCTTTAAACAAGAGAGGCAAGCACTTCTCTGATACACACttttatatgaatttatatGGAGGAACCAATCCACCAGTTAACAGGAGTTGAGCTGGTCTTACAAAAATTactattactgtttttttgttaatgtttttgcAGTATCTCAGAGTCCCCAAACAAGATTATGTGCAACCCCTGCTGTGAAGGGTTTACTAATTAGAAGAGACTGATTAAGGATGAGAGTAATTAAGGCCAAACATGAACAGTTGTTCTGGTCAGTTGAACTGATCAAATATGTTCTGTCCACTGAACAGGTAAAGTTCTTCCCCTCCCCAActtctttgttctcctttttcctctcctgtcctggctgtgcagTTCCTGGTTCTGGC
Protein-coding regions in this window:
- the LOC118166089 gene encoding ethanolamine-phosphate phospho-lyase-like encodes the protein MPGGMEERYSKAETLALRNKHIGPSCKVFFAKDPLKIVRAQGQYMFDETGEKYLDCINNVAHVGHSHPYVIKAATKQMELLNTNSRFLHDNLVQYAQRLTATLPEKLSVCYFVNSGSEANDLALRLARQYHGHQDVITLENAYHGHVTSLIDISPYKFNQLGKDSKKEFVHVAPSPDIYRGKYREDHPDPASAYAEEVKKIIEETQNNGRKIAAFIAESMQSCGGQVIPPVGYFQKVAEYVRAAGGVFIADEVQVGFGRVGKHFWAFQLQGEDFVPDIVTMGKPIGNGHPMSCVVTTKEIAESFGASGLEYFNTFGGNPVSCAIGLAVLEVIEKEDLQGNATRVGNYLLDLLAEQKEKHPLVGDIRGIGLFVGVDLVKDQQKRTPATAEALHLIYKLKEQKILLSADGPHRNVLKFKPPMCFTMENAKHVVGKIDVLLTEIEAATGMKTGNNMPANAQCKIKTSSQAESANESTSNTNGAACRQENGFYPEKCSVPSKRIIT